TTaggtgtatagtacgcgacaggttgaaatagcaatcgcaCACCGGCCGGCACagccccttttttttttttttttttttgtccgtggggaaatcctcatggatgccaccgcacccggggaggtgcggaggttatgtcggactcttaccgactaaaaccccacgatgttccacgcatcgcctggtggctgggctacggggccaaacacgttcgcgcaacccagccagcggcgcctgctgaggacccacctcaggggaccaatgaagtccctaaacaccgtctgaggcgcaccaggaacacaaaggtgcgccttccgactcgaggactggtttctttaTACGGACGATAGACTCCCCGTGTCTATTGCCCAAGAGTCCTTCTCAAGGGGGTAGGCGGCGGTCGTGGGCGACTCGCCTACGCCCGACCCTCCTACGACGGATGGCATGAGAGTTGAAATCATCTTCTCTCATGCGCTCCGCCAACTCCTTCTGCGACATTACCTGCTCGCAGAAGAGCTCTACTGCTTTCCAAGACCCATCGCTGCCCGCCATGGCTTTGACCACGGCTGGCAGGGAGAGGTCTTGCCCCACTGCCGCCACGAGCGTCTCTCGCGACTCAGCCCATGCTGGGCACTCTGCCAGAGTGTGTTGCGCCGTATCCACGGCACTGCCACACTCATGGCACTCCTCAGTAGGCTCTCTACCTGCGATCTTGGCcggcacagcccctgcgctaacccggtgcgggcgagcgcgggtgacgtgcgagtgtgcggggcgtccccctgcctcataccccataGCCATCTTAACCAGTCGCGGACTAcacctacatatatatataccaCATCAAAAGGTTGTAATAAGATACAATTTGCAAAGTTACaggcaattattattattcatcattAACAATTACGGACAACTAAAATGCCAATAGGAAAGTTGGCAAAACACGTATAAATCATCGGTTAAGGCACATGTTAGAGATAAGCACGCCGATGAAATACGAGTCTTGTCGGTGTCGTTTAGCGAACGGGACGACAACACGTGGCATATCGCGCGCGGTGTACCTACCTGCGGTGTAGTACCTTGCGGCACCACCTGCAGGATTCGACATCCAACTAAACATCTGTAAGCTTAGAGGCCGATATCATTTACTTGCGCCTTTTAAAAACAACCTTTAGCCTATGTTTTGGTAGCAGCCTTAAAACACACCTTTTTATGAGTATTCAGGCTATTCTGACATAATTTTATCTAAACCTAAtcctatttaatttaatttaatttaatttttaataaatatataaaaggaaaaggtgactgactgactgactgactgactgatctattaacgcacagctcaaaccactggacggatcgggctgaaatttggcatgcagatagctattatgacgtaggcatccgctaagaaaggatttttgaaaattcaacccctaagggggtaaaatatgggtttgaatattgtgtagtccacgcggatgaagtcgcgggcataagtttctcctatttaaatgtaaataaggGCTGATTTTTTTGTCACCATATAAACTTTATCAACTGATCCCTGCCAAACgaactttaaagtttaagggtgcctggttgggggttgccacgatactaagtggctggcaatgcataacgtgatttctgaaactattccgaagaaaatatgaaacatttcaatttacactttgacgaaagattttatacatcTTTGTTAGGTGTTATCTGCACAAACCCACGATGATCAAAACTTCATGGTCGCTGATCGTTCCAAcctgcgcagagaaactttcagcttttataaaataaggaacgtCTGGCCTTCACTGGCCCTGTCTCTATTATTTGACTATTGAAAAATCTGCCTTAGCGGGAATTTCCGACGCAATTAAAAttactaattaagtattattaaaataaggAATCTTTTCCGCATTTCACAGTGTTACTTTGGAATATCTTGAAATTTGACCTTATAGCTTTCGTCAACCAAATCTATAGTACTTGCCTATATTTAAGTTGGCTAAAACTTTGCAGTCATAATATGTGCATAAGCTTGTACTCTATCCCGATGAATATTGCAGTAGGTACCACCTGCAGGATTCAACACACCAAACATCTGTGCCTGATGTTATTTATCTGGTATACCTAATAACGGTATACGCCTTGAAAATAACCTTAAAGCTGTTTGTAGACACatatttaatgaaatatttattaaaatttattattttatttcatttaattaaaagttaaaaaatttaCTCGTAGATATTTCAGTTCAGTTACCTTTGTATGCAATTcttagtaatccatactaatattatatattaaaactATCTCTGTCTTTACGTTATCTTTTCAAGGCCCATACGTTTAACCGATGTTGACTGGTCGGTACTGGTACCTGGTTgttgtttggtacagagatagcttatgtCTCGCAGACGGACATGAGCTTCATTTAtcaaagaaaatcaaagagtttctctTAGAAGTATAATAAACATTTTGTATATACTACCTACTTTAGAAACAATTACAAATTATGAGCACATACCATCCTTGAATCAGAACCACGGGCTATCTGGGTCATGGTGCAAAGTAAGAATGTCAATTTCTTCAAATTCAAGTAGGTCAATCTGGCACAAAGAGGCTATTGAAAACCGAAATCAATATCATATAGGTAATAATCACTGTGAAAAGGCATCAACTTTACACGGCTGCATATCGCAGAGACTATGGTTGCCACTCCGCCCGCACTTTTGTAAAGAAATGGCCAATAAACATCAGCAGTCAATAAAGATATCGATCAAAATTACAGGGCTCTGTTGATTTTACAAATATAAGGATATCGCCTGTGTAGTTCGCCCAGGGTGGCCAGGTGGCTCTTCCGTGAAATTGTAATATTACGGCCTTTAACAATAATTTAGCATACCCATGAAACTTGAACCAATTTCTATAATTACCACTGGAATTGGGCTGTTCAGAATCGCTTAATTGAAGGCAAGAATTTCTTTATTTGCATGTACAATTTATGACACTACATATTTGCGCATGATCGTACCCACAGCAAGAAGCTTACAAACACGATCAGGGTTAATGGTGTACATTGAGTCAGAAAAATCTCGGTCGTAtcttaaatacaataataacatTTAATGTGGTTTTGCAGCACAATGAGCTGTGTcgaataaattatattgttttgGTGTAACTGCTGAAACAGTTGAATTGCATTGTGAACCACCTTTAGCTTCGAATCCATTTGAACAGACTTAGACCAACTGCTTCGATTTGAGACAGACTGCCTGCTGAAATTGAAATGACCTCTTGTCTCCTCCATCAATATGCATTtacgcggcaaaaaatattgtaaatcgacctttagaaagagatatcgGTTTTGTAGAACACAAcggtctgtcgttgagaccgacaaaacgtcacataggtatgagtgacagagacaacgctctacaaagccgaaatctcattccagaggtcgatgtacaatatttcttgccggctactgtaataaTAGTTCAGACAGTCAGAAGCGCTTTTGAGCTCGACAAAAATCAGACAAAATTGGTAGGTATGGCTTGACATAATTTGGCCCATATATAGCACGATGTGTGCCACAGGTTGACGCTGCCGTCCGTACTCTATCTCCGCTTTGTCATAAATTCTGAAATCTCTGACTGTGGTGACTTACCTATCTCTACTCTTGTGGGTGCGAAGTTATAAAACGCATAGTTTCCAAAGGAACACAAGATAAGAAAAACAAAACACAGACCGCGATACctaccaaaataatatttattttggcagTGAAATTGTTCTCCACAGGTAAAATCGAATGACGTAGCTGTTGGCTTTCGGTATAAAGTTGACAAAAGTCTTATTATCGTTTTGCGTAAGCTCGAAAGCGGCCCTTCGGCCATTGGTTTCCAGAGTCAAGCAACGCAAATTACTTTGGCACCGTTTGACGGCGGGAAATTTCATTACCACAAGCACATATCATTATTATCTCGTTGGCAATCTACATATTTTACTTAGTACAGTCAGCATCAAAACGATATTAcgacctatcatcatcatgcgCTTTTCATACCTACATTATCACAATATGTTTTTacctagatatattatattatgtattaagatcATAcggataggtacataatatcaaAGAGGTGCCATATAAACAGGAAAGAATTGAAGAAATGAAAAATCTGTAAGTGAATAATTAGTATTGAATATACTGCGttattatttgtaatatttatttagatataaaaggaaaggtgactggctaactgatctatcaaactactggaggataaaggatttttgcaaattcaatccATAAGGGggtaggtaaaataggggttagaaatgtTTGTAGCCTATGCGAATgaactcgcgggcataagctagtatttatagtaggtatataccaaCAAGTTATTTTTAACCTATTATAAATGAATTTCGGTTAAAGAACCTAGAAACTAGACTGCTTATACAAAGTTTATCCATCACGATTTACCTACTTCAGTAGTCATAGCAACAAAAGTccgtcaattttaattttatcagaTAAAATTAAATGGCTTTGCTCTACTAatgcattaataatatttttgatgcTGACTGTATAATACCTAAATGCGCGGGTAGTTTCACTTTCCGACACTGGTTTTCGAAAATGACCCAACTTTATAAATTTTCGGCTCGGTTCTTGCGAAGGGCGTGTTACAGTTTTAAGTGAATTTCTTTTTGACCTCTCGTTCCAAGGTGCCGTTCGTAATTATATGAGACCCGCATGACATGCAATTTCGCGTAAATAACATCAATTGACATTTACGAAGTTTGTGCAGGAACGACACCTGTAGACGGCGCAGGGCTGTCGGCGACAATGCAGTTCTTACATTCCAAAATCGAAATTGCCTGGGTTACGACCGCATAGGATGATAACGTTGCGCACAGTTTTTCATAATGAAAAGCCTACTTACCACTTTAAATAAAGCTTTCCACACATTAGACATCCTCGAGGCCAACTTCACTCCGACTCGACTCGCAGTAAAGTATGGAAATATGAGCTTTAGGTATATCTTGTTTCTTATGGAGTCGAATCTTGTGTAATGTAAAACAAAGACCATTACTAAAATTTTGCCATATTATTTCGATCTTAAGTCTTAAGAGACCTCATCAAAAGagataatacttattatgtcCTTTTCGTGGAATATAATGttttagtttcaagttttgtTAAATCAATAAGTAATAAGCTATTTCTtttaatataaatgtaactaCATACAATAATCCATAACAAAAATCACAATAACAAATGactgttacaaaaatattaatcgcTACCGAGAACTTAGTCTTCTGTCAGGTTCTGTCATCTACAAATTACAGGGCATTGCTCATGCTAAAAGTACGAGTAATTTTATGATTAATCTATTTATTATTAGCTCAGACTTCGCAATTAATATTCTTCAACTTATATTCACGTTAGTTAAcctaatcaatatattttagttaactcagattatacatacctaccatcAGTTTTACACGAAGAGATTGCCATCTCACTTCTGTGGCAAATCAGGGATGAATTACGTAATACTTACTTCACCAATCACCAcgtgatgcccgtgacttcgtctgcgtgaattcagtttttttaaattccgtgggaactgggaactttttgattttccgggataaagcaTTGCCTTagcccgtctccaggatgcaagctctctctgtaccaaataactGATGCTcatgactttgtccacgtggatttaggttttttaaaattccgaggGAAAGCTTGGACTTTCACGCATGACTTTGATgaaccaaacatcaaaatcttttaaacagatgtgccgtgaaaagctagcagacagacagacactttttcatttatcatattagtatAAAAGTTTGGTTTAGTATGGAATTATCAGTAAATATACCAATTTATATTATCCCTATTACTTTGAAGACCCAAAAATTATAAAGAAG
The DNA window shown above is from Maniola hyperantus chromosome 1, iAphHyp1.2, whole genome shotgun sequence and carries:
- the LOC138402559 gene encoding uncharacterized protein, translated to MAMGYEAGGRPAHSHVTRARPHRVSAGAVPAKIAGREPTEECHECGSAVDTAQHTLAECPAWAESRETLVAAVGQDLSLPAVVKAMAGSDGSWKAVELFCEQVMSQKELAERMREDDFNSHAIRRRRVGRRRVAHDRRLPP